One genomic region from Arthrobacter sp. YN encodes:
- a CDS encoding tautomerase family protein, with product MAQIIVYGHRGTLGPRRATLKTAIHGAVMAALEYPADKCFQRFILLDDEDFVHPEDRGADYTIIEISMFEGRSDDAKRALIAELFHRIEAEAGIAPHSLEITITETPKVNWGIRGLNAADLALGYKVEV from the coding sequence ATGGCACAAATTATCGTTTACGGGCATCGAGGGACACTTGGCCCTCGGCGGGCGACGTTGAAGACCGCGATTCACGGTGCGGTCATGGCCGCTTTGGAGTATCCGGCAGACAAGTGCTTTCAGCGCTTTATCCTGCTGGACGATGAGGACTTCGTTCATCCTGAGGATCGCGGTGCCGACTACACAATTATTGAGATCTCCATGTTCGAGGGGCGCTCTGATGATGCCAAACGTGCGTTGATCGCAGAGCTTTTCCATCGGATCGAGGCGGAAGCCGGGATCGCGCCGCACAGTCTTGAGATCACGATTACCGAGACTCCCAAGGTGAACTGGGGCATCAGAGGATTGAACGCCGCTGACCTCGCTCTTGGCTACAAAGTAGAGGTCTGA
- a CDS encoding DUF4265 domain-containing protein has translation MWEGLRGRLEKDGTATVLAVPAYLYDVNFGDQVNVMRSAENALVVTGVERDSLNFTFRVLLKSDDPNAWQPLASELAEQGCLLDFISPRFFAISCGEPQAQEVADRLFALERDGVLHYETGRTQQLR, from the coding sequence ATGTGGGAGGGTCTTCGGGGTCGCTTGGAAAAGGATGGCACAGCTACTGTCCTGGCCGTCCCCGCGTATCTTTATGACGTGAACTTTGGCGACCAGGTTAACGTGATGCGATCAGCTGAGAATGCGCTCGTTGTCACCGGAGTGGAGCGCGACTCTCTCAACTTCACATTCAGAGTCCTGCTGAAATCGGACGACCCCAACGCCTGGCAGCCCCTGGCCTCTGAACTGGCCGAGCAAGGTTGCCTCCTCGATTTCATCTCTCCGCGGTTCTTCGCCATATCTTGCGGCGAGCCCCAGGCGCAGGAAGTCGCCGACAGATTGTTCGCATTGGAACGCGATGGCGTCCTTCATTATGAGACCGGCCGAACACAACAGTTGAGGTAG